The following are from one region of the Myxococcales bacterium genome:
- a CDS encoding GDP-mannose 4,6-dehydratase, translating into MTNHRGPAVEGRRVLITGGAGFIGSHLVERLAPKNEIVVLDTLRRNALAQVGLDSHPRVTVIKGDVMDAAQVRKAMVGCDTVVHLASIAGVDTVINNPVLTMRVSLEGTMNVLEAALEVGHGRMKRVIDFSTSEVFGRYAFNVTEWDATTLGAVGEARWTYAVAKLATEHLAMNYWKQYQLPTCSIRPFNIYGPRQVGEGAVHHFILKALKGEPLGIHNDGSQIRAWCYVDDIVEGILLAITRDEAVGHAFNIGNPRSTLTIHSLAREIVRLASSSSHIEFVPWDHPDVELRIPNISKARELLAYEPRIDLEEGLLRTVYWYRRHLSDTGS; encoded by the coding sequence ATGACGAATCACAGGGGTCCAGCGGTCGAGGGACGACGGGTGCTCATCACGGGGGGCGCAGGGTTCATTGGGTCACACCTCGTCGAGCGGCTGGCGCCCAAGAACGAGATCGTGGTGCTCGATACCCTACGGCGGAACGCGCTTGCCCAGGTGGGGCTCGACAGCCATCCCAGGGTGACGGTGATCAAAGGGGACGTGATGGACGCTGCCCAGGTGCGAAAAGCCATGGTGGGCTGCGACACCGTGGTCCATCTGGCCTCGATCGCCGGTGTGGACACGGTGATCAACAACCCGGTGCTGACGATGCGGGTGTCCCTCGAAGGCACCATGAACGTTTTGGAAGCAGCGCTCGAAGTGGGTCATGGCCGCATGAAGCGGGTCATCGACTTTTCGACCAGTGAGGTCTTCGGGCGTTACGCGTTCAACGTAACGGAATGGGATGCCACCACCTTGGGGGCCGTGGGCGAGGCCCGATGGACGTACGCCGTGGCCAAGCTGGCCACAGAGCACCTCGCCATGAATTACTGGAAGCAGTACCAACTGCCTACCTGCTCGATTCGGCCCTTCAACATCTACGGCCCGCGGCAGGTCGGAGAGGGGGCCGTCCATCACTTCATCCTGAAGGCGCTCAAGGGCGAGCCGCTCGGCATCCACAACGATGGCTCGCAGATTCGGGCGTGGTGTTACGTCGATGACATCGTCGAAGGCATCTTGCTGGCCATCACGCGCGACGAGGCCGTGGGGCACGCGTTCAACATCGGCAACCCGCGCTCGACTCTCACCATTCACAGCTTGGCCCGCGAGATCGTGCGGCTGGCCTCCTCGTCGAGTCACATCGAGTTCGTGCCCTGGGATCACCCCGACGTCGAACTGCGCATCCCGAACATCAGCAAGGCGCGCGAGCTGCTCGCGTATGAGCCGCGCATCGATCTCGAAGAAGGGTTGTTGCGAACGGTCTATTGGTACCGGCGTCATCTAAGCGACACGGGGAGTTGA
- a CDS encoding ABC transporter ATP-binding protein produces the protein MSGPPALFAENLSKTFRLGFFRKRVEAVREVSFEVQQGEIFGFLGPNGAGKTTTMKMLMGLVFPDRGQARVLGRPVADREAKRRLGYLPETPYFYEYLTAEEFLDFVGRLVGLSGAKTRQRRDELLGRVGLEHARGRPLRKFSKGMLQRVGIAQALMGDPELVILDEPMTGLDPLGRKDVRDLMVSLKREGKTIFFSTHILPDVEMICDRVALVVGGRTVSQGPLTQLLSAKIVATELLLRPSVDRPLPTPPPGTDRLESGEDIRLDVPGGADVDAYLQAVLASGAHVMSVSPRRESLEAFFVREANRGMPGEEQSRQAEGRP, from the coding sequence ATGTCCGGCCCGCCGGCTTTGTTTGCCGAAAACCTTTCGAAGACCTTCCGTCTGGGCTTCTTTCGCAAGCGCGTCGAAGCCGTGCGGGAGGTGAGCTTCGAGGTGCAGCAGGGGGAAATCTTCGGGTTTTTGGGGCCCAATGGCGCGGGAAAAACCACGACCATGAAGATGCTGATGGGCCTGGTTTTCCCCGATCGGGGGCAGGCACGGGTGCTGGGGCGGCCGGTGGCTGATCGAGAAGCAAAGCGGCGCCTCGGCTACTTGCCCGAGACGCCCTACTTCTACGAGTACCTGACGGCAGAGGAGTTCCTCGATTTCGTGGGTCGGCTCGTGGGACTGTCTGGCGCCAAGACCCGGCAGCGGCGAGACGAACTCTTGGGGCGGGTGGGCCTCGAACACGCCCGCGGACGCCCCTTGCGCAAGTTCTCGAAGGGGATGCTTCAGCGGGTGGGCATCGCACAAGCGCTCATGGGCGACCCCGAGCTCGTCATCCTCGACGAACCGATGACGGGGCTCGACCCGCTTGGGCGCAAGGATGTGCGCGATCTCATGGTCTCCCTCAAGCGGGAAGGCAAGACGATCTTCTTCTCGACGCACATCTTGCCCGACGTGGAGATGATCTGCGATCGGGTTGCTTTGGTGGTAGGGGGACGCACGGTGAGCCAGGGGCCGCTCACGCAGCTGCTCTCGGCCAAAATCGTCGCCACGGAGCTGCTCTTGAGGCCGTCGGTGGATCGGCCCCTCCCCACGCCCCCGCCGGGAACGGACCGGCTCGAAAGCGGCGAGGACATCAGGCTCGACGTGCCGGGTGGCGCCGATGTGGACGCCTACCTGCAGGCCGTTCTGGCATCGGGCGCCCATGTGATGTCCGTGTCCCCTCGCAGAGAGTCGCTCGAGGCCTTCTTCGTCCGCGAGGCCAACAGAGGCATGCCAGGGGAGGAGCAGAGCCGGCAAGCGGAGGGGCGACCGTGA
- a CDS encoding ABC transporter permease, protein MTQILAIALNTFREAVRNKVLYSLLLFALALILASFFLGEFTLGEGLRLTRDLGLFGVDVFGVLIAIFLGVNLLYKELQLKTIYTLLPKPIDRHQFVLGKWMGMVMTLAVQVTVMGMVAQGMLLLQGADVEPAMLKALWLLFVNVVVVTSIALVFSAFSTPFLSGLFALGLFIVGRSTPDLLEMGRRMGGGAGLVVAALTKLIPNLHLFFPSGTIVGVERVTVHQAFVDASYLVWTTLYGFGYSALALGAAILIFRRRDFV, encoded by the coding sequence GTGACACAGATTTTGGCGATCGCGCTCAACACGTTTCGCGAAGCGGTCCGCAACAAGGTCCTCTACAGCCTGTTGCTCTTTGCCCTTGCGTTGATCTTGGCTTCCTTCTTTTTGGGTGAGTTCACCCTCGGAGAAGGCCTCCGCCTGACCCGCGACCTTGGCCTCTTTGGTGTCGACGTGTTTGGGGTGCTCATCGCCATCTTTTTGGGGGTGAACCTCCTTTACAAGGAACTCCAGCTCAAAACGATCTACACCTTGCTTCCCAAACCCATCGACCGGCATCAATTCGTGCTGGGTAAATGGATGGGCATGGTGATGACCCTCGCCGTGCAGGTCACCGTCATGGGTATGGTGGCGCAGGGAATGTTGCTGCTGCAGGGGGCCGACGTGGAGCCCGCCATGTTGAAGGCCCTGTGGTTGCTCTTCGTCAATGTGGTGGTAGTCACGTCGATAGCGCTCGTGTTCTCGGCGTTCTCGACCCCGTTTCTGTCAGGGCTCTTTGCGCTCGGGCTGTTCATCGTGGGGCGGTCGACGCCCGACCTCCTCGAAATGGGCCGGCGTATGGGAGGGGGGGCTGGGCTCGTCGTGGCGGCGCTCACGAAGCTCATCCCGAACCTTCATTTGTTCTTTCCTTCAGGCACGATCGTGGGAGTGGAGCGCGTGACCGTGCATCAAGCGTTCGTGGACGCTTCGTACCTCGTGTGGACGACGCTCTACGGGTTCGGGTACTCGGCGTTGGCGCTCGGGGCGGCGATCCTCATTTTCAGACGCCGCGACTTCGTTTGA